The following are encoded together in the Cicer arietinum cultivar CDC Frontier isolate Library 1 chromosome 2, Cicar.CDCFrontier_v2.0, whole genome shotgun sequence genome:
- the LOC101490442 gene encoding transcription factor IIIB 60 kDa subunit-like isoform X4 codes for MKIGLERNFTKGRKSEQVQASCLYIAFREKQKPYLLIDFSNFLRTNVYVLGAVFLQLCKVLRLADHPFLQKLVDPSLFIYKYTNSLLKQRNVQVSETALNIIASMKRDWMQTGRKPSGLCGAALYVAALAHGFQCSKSDILRIVHVCEATLSKRLVEFENTESSSLTIDELNAMAKEHENDPIKIPNGELNNCTSKDLLCEHKGSIGVPYFALGLCETCYRDFDKLSGGLDGGSNPPAFQRAERDRIMKSHSKENPNKSDDLAKDSNGACESQIELHAFEPESIGDEEECVATKNGEHNKSNREDDMNAKAVDESESLSDIDDKEIVVYLHNEEETERKKIIWEYNNREYLEEQAAKEAEAAMKNDANFQNCSAEREFCASITDAVAKSRKEMKQRRAQEAKSLGPAQSAAEATRRMLTAKRLSSKLNFDRLDKLFAEPQAAPENLKKARVQLPSDNDDNLELKSEAKRMEEDELGLVDKFADGDMDGEYDNTSYPENAYETYDYEDDGYGYDGF; via the exons A TGAAGATAGGACTAGAGCGAAATTTTACCAAGGGGCGTAAATCAGAGCAAGTACAGGCTTCTTGTCTCTATATTGCATTCCG GGAAAAGCAAAAGCCATACCTACTtattgatttttcaaattttttaaggaCAAATGT TTATGTGCTTGGCGCAGTATTTTTGCAGCTTTGTAAAGTATTAAGGCTTGCAGAtcacccatttcttcaaaagcTTGTTGATCCCAGtctttttatttacaaatatacGAATA GTTTGTTGAAGCAAAGGAATGTGCAGGTCTCTGAAACTGCACTGAATATTATTGCCAGCATGAAACGTGACTGGATGCAG ACAGGGAGGAAGCCTAGCGGATTATGTGGTGCAGCATTGTACGTGGCTGCTCTTGCACATGGTTTTCAGTGCTCTAAGTCAGATATT CTAAGAATTGTCCATGTATGTGAAGCAACATTGTCCAAACGGCTGGTAGAGTTTGAGAATACCGAGTCTTCCAGCTTGACA ATTGATGAGTTGAATGCAATGGCAAAAGAGCATGAAAACGATCCAATTAAAATACCAAATGGTGAACTGAACAACTGTACCTCAAAGGATCTACTGTGTGAACACAAGGGTAGTATTGGAGTGCCCTATTTTGCACTTGGATTATGTGAAACGTGTTACAGGGAT TTCGACAAACTCTCCGGTGGACTTGATGGTGGTTCAAATCCTCCAGCATTTCAGCGTGCTGAGAGGGATAGAATAATGAAGTCACATTCCAAGGAAAATCCTAATAAATCAGATGAT TTGGCAAAGGATTCAAATGGTGCATGCGAGAGCCAAATAGAGTTACATGCCTTTGAGCCTGAAAGTATTG GGGATGAAGAAGAATGTGTAGCCACTAAAAATGGCGAGCACAATAAGTCAAATAGAGAAGATGATATGAACGCAAAAGCTGTTGATGAATCAGAAAGTCTCTCTGATATTGATGATAAGGAG ATTGTTGTCTACCTTCACAATGAGGAGGAAACAGAACGTAAGAAGATTATATGGGAATATAATAATCGAGAGTATCTTGAG GAACAAGCTGCCAAGGAAGCAGAGGCTGCAATGAAAAATGATGCGAATTTCCAAAACTGTTCAGCTGAAAGAGAATTTTGTGCATCAATTACCGATGCTGTGGCAAAATCCAGAAAG GAAATGAAGCAGAGGCGAGCTCAAGAGGCAAAAAGTTTGGGTCCTGCTCAATCTGCTGCAGAGGCCACTCGGCGAATGTTGACAGCAAAG AGGCTCAGCTCCAAACTCAATTTTGATCGCTTGGATAAGTTATTTGCTGAACCT CAGGCAGCTCCAGAGAATCTCAAGAAAGCGCGAGTTCAGTTACCCTCTGACAATGACGATAATTTGGAGTTGAAGTCAGAGGCCAAAAGAATGGAGGAGGATGAATTGGGATTGGTTGACAAATTTGCAGATGGTGATATGGATGGAGAATATGATAATACTTCGTATCCAGAAAATGCGTATGAGACATATGACTATGAGGACGATGGTTATGGCTATGATGGTTTTTAG
- the LOC101490442 gene encoding transcription factor IIIB 60 kDa subunit-like isoform X3: MMVPYVVLIVGRCWKITILLRSQALRKMLLDRVSGNYVKSIQAEFSASRERTLARAFEEMKYMSYGLGVDDDSLATQALAYYTIGLERNFTKGRKSEQVQASCLYIAFREKQKPYLLIDFSNFLRTNVYVLGAVFLQLCKVLRLADHPFLQKLVDPSLFIYKYTNSLLKQRNVQVSETALNIIASMKRDWMQTGRKPSGLCGAALYVAALAHGFQCSKSDILRIVHVCEATLSKRLVEFENTESSSLTIDELNAMAKEHENDPIKIPNGELNNCTSKDLLCEHKGSIGVPYFALGLCETCYRDFDKLSGGLDGGSNPPAFQRAERDRIMKSHSKENPNKSDDLAKDSNGACESQIELHAFEPESIGDEEECVATKNGEHNKSNREDDMNAKAVDESESLSDIDDKEIVVYLHNEEETERKKIIWEYNNREYLEEQAAKEAEAAMKNDANFQNCSAEREFCASITDAVAKSRKEMKQRRAQEAKSLGPAQSAAEATRRMLTAKRLSSKLNFDRLDKLFAEPQAAPENLKKARVQLPSDNDDNLELKSEAKRMEEDELGLVDKFADGDMDGEYDNTSYPENAYETYDYEDDGYGYDGF, encoded by the exons ATGATGGTCCCTT aTGTTGTGCTGATTGTGGGAAGGTGTTGGAAGATTACAATTTTGCTGAGGAGCCAAGCTTTACGAAAAATGCTGCTGGACAG AGTATCGGGAAATTATGTTAAATCGATTCAAGCTGAGTTCTCTGCTTCACGCGAAAGGACTTTAGCGAGAG CTTTCGAAGAGATGAAATATATGAGTTACGGCCTCGGAGTGGATGATGATAGTTTAGCTACACAAGCTTTGGCCTATTATACA ATAGGACTAGAGCGAAATTTTACCAAGGGGCGTAAATCAGAGCAAGTACAGGCTTCTTGTCTCTATATTGCATTCCG GGAAAAGCAAAAGCCATACCTACTtattgatttttcaaattttttaaggaCAAATGT TTATGTGCTTGGCGCAGTATTTTTGCAGCTTTGTAAAGTATTAAGGCTTGCAGAtcacccatttcttcaaaagcTTGTTGATCCCAGtctttttatttacaaatatacGAATA GTTTGTTGAAGCAAAGGAATGTGCAGGTCTCTGAAACTGCACTGAATATTATTGCCAGCATGAAACGTGACTGGATGCAG ACAGGGAGGAAGCCTAGCGGATTATGTGGTGCAGCATTGTACGTGGCTGCTCTTGCACATGGTTTTCAGTGCTCTAAGTCAGATATT CTAAGAATTGTCCATGTATGTGAAGCAACATTGTCCAAACGGCTGGTAGAGTTTGAGAATACCGAGTCTTCCAGCTTGACA ATTGATGAGTTGAATGCAATGGCAAAAGAGCATGAAAACGATCCAATTAAAATACCAAATGGTGAACTGAACAACTGTACCTCAAAGGATCTACTGTGTGAACACAAGGGTAGTATTGGAGTGCCCTATTTTGCACTTGGATTATGTGAAACGTGTTACAGGGAT TTCGACAAACTCTCCGGTGGACTTGATGGTGGTTCAAATCCTCCAGCATTTCAGCGTGCTGAGAGGGATAGAATAATGAAGTCACATTCCAAGGAAAATCCTAATAAATCAGATGAT TTGGCAAAGGATTCAAATGGTGCATGCGAGAGCCAAATAGAGTTACATGCCTTTGAGCCTGAAAGTATTG GGGATGAAGAAGAATGTGTAGCCACTAAAAATGGCGAGCACAATAAGTCAAATAGAGAAGATGATATGAACGCAAAAGCTGTTGATGAATCAGAAAGTCTCTCTGATATTGATGATAAGGAG ATTGTTGTCTACCTTCACAATGAGGAGGAAACAGAACGTAAGAAGATTATATGGGAATATAATAATCGAGAGTATCTTGAG GAACAAGCTGCCAAGGAAGCAGAGGCTGCAATGAAAAATGATGCGAATTTCCAAAACTGTTCAGCTGAAAGAGAATTTTGTGCATCAATTACCGATGCTGTGGCAAAATCCAGAAAG GAAATGAAGCAGAGGCGAGCTCAAGAGGCAAAAAGTTTGGGTCCTGCTCAATCTGCTGCAGAGGCCACTCGGCGAATGTTGACAGCAAAG AGGCTCAGCTCCAAACTCAATTTTGATCGCTTGGATAAGTTATTTGCTGAACCT CAGGCAGCTCCAGAGAATCTCAAGAAAGCGCGAGTTCAGTTACCCTCTGACAATGACGATAATTTGGAGTTGAAGTCAGAGGCCAAAAGAATGGAGGAGGATGAATTGGGATTGGTTGACAAATTTGCAGATGGTGATATGGATGGAGAATATGATAATACTTCGTATCCAGAAAATGCGTATGAGACATATGACTATGAGGACGATGGTTATGGCTATGATGGTTTTTAG
- the LOC101490115 gene encoding uncharacterized protein, with the protein MKKNFSILFVIFLTFYVLYVSAIPATRTKNLEGDDSSVFPSLTKEQGSLKLENGEEIMENMDERLERRIDLDIQDYGGTGANKDHDPKSPGNDGN; encoded by the exons ATGAAGAAAAACTTTTCCATATTGTTTGTGATTTTTCTTACTTTCTATGTTCTCTATGTCTCTGCTATCCCTGCAACAA GAACCAAAAATTTGGAAGGTGATGATTCATCTGTTTTTCCTTCTTTAACTAAG GAACAAGGTTCATTAAAGTTGGAAAATGGTGAAGAAATTATGGAAAATATGGATGAAAGATTAGAGAGGAGGATTGATTTGGATATCCAAGATTATGGTGGGACTGGTGCAAATAAAGATCATGACCCAAAATCACCTGGAAATGATGGTAATTGa
- the LOC101490442 gene encoding transcription factor IIIB 60 kDa subunit-like isoform X2, whose protein sequence is MVFCDHCLKNGPGLRSDDGPLCCADCGKVLEDYNFAEEPSFTKNAAGQSRVSGNYVKSIQAEFSASRERTLARAFEEMKYMSYGLGVDDDSLATQALAYYTIGLERNFTKGRKSEQVQASCLYIAFREKQKPYLLIDFSNFLRTNVYVLGAVFLQLCKVLRLADHPFLQKLVDPSLFIYKYTNSLLKQRNVQVSETALNIIASMKRDWMQTGRKPSGLCGAALYVAALAHGFQCSKSDILRIVHVCEATLSKRLVEFENTESSSLTIDELNAMAKEHENDPIKIPNGELNNCTSKDLLCEHKGSIGVPYFALGLCETCYRDFDKLSGGLDGGSNPPAFQRAERDRIMKSHSKENPNKSDDLAKDSNGACESQIELHAFEPESIGDEEECVATKNGEHNKSNREDDMNAKAVDESESLSDIDDKEIVVYLHNEEETERKKIIWEYNNREYLEEQAAKEAEAAMKNDANFQNCSAEREFCASITDAVAKSRKEMKQRRAQEAKSLGPAQSAAEATRRMLTAKRLSSKLNFDRLDKLFAEPAAPENLKKARVQLPSDNDDNLELKSEAKRMEEDELGLVDKFADGDMDGEYDNTSYPENAYETYDYEDDGYGYDGF, encoded by the exons ATGGTGTTTTGTGATCACTGTTTGAAAAACGGTCCTGGATTGCGATCTGATGATGGTCCCTT aTGTTGTGCTGATTGTGGGAAGGTGTTGGAAGATTACAATTTTGCTGAGGAGCCAAGCTTTACGAAAAATGCTGCTGGACAG AGCAGAGTATCGGGAAATTATGTTAAATCGATTCAAGCTGAGTTCTCTGCTTCACGCGAAAGGACTTTAGCGAGAG CTTTCGAAGAGATGAAATATATGAGTTACGGCCTCGGAGTGGATGATGATAGTTTAGCTACACAAGCTTTGGCCTATTATACA ATAGGACTAGAGCGAAATTTTACCAAGGGGCGTAAATCAGAGCAAGTACAGGCTTCTTGTCTCTATATTGCATTCCG GGAAAAGCAAAAGCCATACCTACTtattgatttttcaaattttttaaggaCAAATGT TTATGTGCTTGGCGCAGTATTTTTGCAGCTTTGTAAAGTATTAAGGCTTGCAGAtcacccatttcttcaaaagcTTGTTGATCCCAGtctttttatttacaaatatacGAATA GTTTGTTGAAGCAAAGGAATGTGCAGGTCTCTGAAACTGCACTGAATATTATTGCCAGCATGAAACGTGACTGGATGCAG ACAGGGAGGAAGCCTAGCGGATTATGTGGTGCAGCATTGTACGTGGCTGCTCTTGCACATGGTTTTCAGTGCTCTAAGTCAGATATT CTAAGAATTGTCCATGTATGTGAAGCAACATTGTCCAAACGGCTGGTAGAGTTTGAGAATACCGAGTCTTCCAGCTTGACA ATTGATGAGTTGAATGCAATGGCAAAAGAGCATGAAAACGATCCAATTAAAATACCAAATGGTGAACTGAACAACTGTACCTCAAAGGATCTACTGTGTGAACACAAGGGTAGTATTGGAGTGCCCTATTTTGCACTTGGATTATGTGAAACGTGTTACAGGGAT TTCGACAAACTCTCCGGTGGACTTGATGGTGGTTCAAATCCTCCAGCATTTCAGCGTGCTGAGAGGGATAGAATAATGAAGTCACATTCCAAGGAAAATCCTAATAAATCAGATGAT TTGGCAAAGGATTCAAATGGTGCATGCGAGAGCCAAATAGAGTTACATGCCTTTGAGCCTGAAAGTATTG GGGATGAAGAAGAATGTGTAGCCACTAAAAATGGCGAGCACAATAAGTCAAATAGAGAAGATGATATGAACGCAAAAGCTGTTGATGAATCAGAAAGTCTCTCTGATATTGATGATAAGGAG ATTGTTGTCTACCTTCACAATGAGGAGGAAACAGAACGTAAGAAGATTATATGGGAATATAATAATCGAGAGTATCTTGAG GAACAAGCTGCCAAGGAAGCAGAGGCTGCAATGAAAAATGATGCGAATTTCCAAAACTGTTCAGCTGAAAGAGAATTTTGTGCATCAATTACCGATGCTGTGGCAAAATCCAGAAAG GAAATGAAGCAGAGGCGAGCTCAAGAGGCAAAAAGTTTGGGTCCTGCTCAATCTGCTGCAGAGGCCACTCGGCGAATGTTGACAGCAAAG AGGCTCAGCTCCAAACTCAATTTTGATCGCTTGGATAAGTTATTTGCTGAACCT GCAGCTCCAGAGAATCTCAAGAAAGCGCGAGTTCAGTTACCCTCTGACAATGACGATAATTTGGAGTTGAAGTCAGAGGCCAAAAGAATGGAGGAGGATGAATTGGGATTGGTTGACAAATTTGCAGATGGTGATATGGATGGAGAATATGATAATACTTCGTATCCAGAAAATGCGTATGAGACATATGACTATGAGGACGATGGTTATGGCTATGATGGTTTTTAG
- the LOC101496704 gene encoding uncharacterized protein, which yields MDQGEDNSDEMYECLEPDFEDMNDCLERDFNERYDDFDAMNDAMNKGGEDVMVDLTNVFNTGMMFDTRDDLLKWARNVGRENGVVVVIFRSENATARPRTKTKLILGCERSGKYRPWKNPKPTRSTWSRKCECPFRLRGTPSNVGDGWYLHVICGVHNHELAKKLTGHAFLGRLSQEEKVVLGDMTNDMIKPRNILMTIKDHNVTSLTTIKQVYNARQAYRSSLRDNRTEMQHLLTLMERDKYVYRYKKVEGSNELRDIFWTHTDAISLITGGEVEVIVTDRDLALMNAVECVFSKAVNLLCMFHVCKNVKAKCKMTVFPKKKQWLIPHKERFVEAWTNRVMHFGNTTTQRVESAH from the exons ATGGACCAAGGGGAAGACAATAGTGATGAAATGTATGAATGTCTGGAACCTGATTTTGAGGATATGAATGACTGTTTGGAACGTGATTTCAATGAAAGGTATGATGATTTTGATGCAATGAATGATGCTATGAACAAGGGAGGTGAAGATGTTATGGTTGATTTGACTAATGTATTTAACACCGGCATGATGTTTGATACGCGAGATGATTTATTAAAATGGGCTAGAAATGTTGGAAGAGAAAATGGAGTTGTCGTTGTTATTTTTAGATCTGAAAATGCGACAGCACGACcaagaacaaagacaaaattaattcttggttgtgaaagaagCGGTAAATATAGACCTTGGAAGAATCCTAAACCGACGAGGAGTACTTGGAGTAGAAAATGTGAATGTCCTTTTAGATTGAGAGGTACACCATCAAATGTTGGTGATGGATGGTATCTGCATGTAATATGTGGTGTCCATAACCACGAATTGGCCAAAAAACTGACTGGTCATGCTTTCTTAGGCCGATTGTCTCAAGAAGAGAAAGTTGTACTTGGTGATATGACGAACGATATGATCAAACCAAGAAACATATTGATGACAATAAAGGATCATAATGTTACAAGTTTGACGAcaataaaacaagtttacaatGCACGTCAAGCATATCGTTCATCACTTAGAGATAATAGAACAGAAATGCAACATCTTTTGACATTGATGGAACGCGACAAATATGTCTATCGATATAAGAAGGTAGAGGGTTCAAATGAGTTGAGGGATATCTTTTGGACTCATACAGACGCTATCagtctt ATTACAGGTGGTGAAGTTGAAGTAATTGTtactgatagagatcttgcttTGATGAACGCTGTTGAATGTGTTTTTTCAAAGGCGGTCAATTTATTATGCATGTTTCATGTATGCAAAAATGTGAAAGCAAAGTGCAAGATGACTGTTTTTCCAAAAAAGAAGCAG TGGTTAATTCCTcacaaggaaagatttgttgaggcGTGGACTAATAGAGTTATGCATTTTGGAAACACTACAACACAAAGGGTTGAGTCGGCGCACTAG
- the LOC101490442 gene encoding transcription factor IIIB 60 kDa subunit-like isoform X1, whose product MVFCDHCLKNGPGLRSDDGPLCCADCGKVLEDYNFAEEPSFTKNAAGQSRVSGNYVKSIQAEFSASRERTLARAFEEMKYMSYGLGVDDDSLATQALAYYTIGLERNFTKGRKSEQVQASCLYIAFREKQKPYLLIDFSNFLRTNVYVLGAVFLQLCKVLRLADHPFLQKLVDPSLFIYKYTNSLLKQRNVQVSETALNIIASMKRDWMQTGRKPSGLCGAALYVAALAHGFQCSKSDILRIVHVCEATLSKRLVEFENTESSSLTIDELNAMAKEHENDPIKIPNGELNNCTSKDLLCEHKGSIGVPYFALGLCETCYRDFDKLSGGLDGGSNPPAFQRAERDRIMKSHSKENPNKSDDLAKDSNGACESQIELHAFEPESIGDEEECVATKNGEHNKSNREDDMNAKAVDESESLSDIDDKEIVVYLHNEEETERKKIIWEYNNREYLEEQAAKEAEAAMKNDANFQNCSAEREFCASITDAVAKSRKEMKQRRAQEAKSLGPAQSAAEATRRMLTAKRLSSKLNFDRLDKLFAEPQAAPENLKKARVQLPSDNDDNLELKSEAKRMEEDELGLVDKFADGDMDGEYDNTSYPENAYETYDYEDDGYGYDGF is encoded by the exons ATGGTGTTTTGTGATCACTGTTTGAAAAACGGTCCTGGATTGCGATCTGATGATGGTCCCTT aTGTTGTGCTGATTGTGGGAAGGTGTTGGAAGATTACAATTTTGCTGAGGAGCCAAGCTTTACGAAAAATGCTGCTGGACAG AGCAGAGTATCGGGAAATTATGTTAAATCGATTCAAGCTGAGTTCTCTGCTTCACGCGAAAGGACTTTAGCGAGAG CTTTCGAAGAGATGAAATATATGAGTTACGGCCTCGGAGTGGATGATGATAGTTTAGCTACACAAGCTTTGGCCTATTATACA ATAGGACTAGAGCGAAATTTTACCAAGGGGCGTAAATCAGAGCAAGTACAGGCTTCTTGTCTCTATATTGCATTCCG GGAAAAGCAAAAGCCATACCTACTtattgatttttcaaattttttaaggaCAAATGT TTATGTGCTTGGCGCAGTATTTTTGCAGCTTTGTAAAGTATTAAGGCTTGCAGAtcacccatttcttcaaaagcTTGTTGATCCCAGtctttttatttacaaatatacGAATA GTTTGTTGAAGCAAAGGAATGTGCAGGTCTCTGAAACTGCACTGAATATTATTGCCAGCATGAAACGTGACTGGATGCAG ACAGGGAGGAAGCCTAGCGGATTATGTGGTGCAGCATTGTACGTGGCTGCTCTTGCACATGGTTTTCAGTGCTCTAAGTCAGATATT CTAAGAATTGTCCATGTATGTGAAGCAACATTGTCCAAACGGCTGGTAGAGTTTGAGAATACCGAGTCTTCCAGCTTGACA ATTGATGAGTTGAATGCAATGGCAAAAGAGCATGAAAACGATCCAATTAAAATACCAAATGGTGAACTGAACAACTGTACCTCAAAGGATCTACTGTGTGAACACAAGGGTAGTATTGGAGTGCCCTATTTTGCACTTGGATTATGTGAAACGTGTTACAGGGAT TTCGACAAACTCTCCGGTGGACTTGATGGTGGTTCAAATCCTCCAGCATTTCAGCGTGCTGAGAGGGATAGAATAATGAAGTCACATTCCAAGGAAAATCCTAATAAATCAGATGAT TTGGCAAAGGATTCAAATGGTGCATGCGAGAGCCAAATAGAGTTACATGCCTTTGAGCCTGAAAGTATTG GGGATGAAGAAGAATGTGTAGCCACTAAAAATGGCGAGCACAATAAGTCAAATAGAGAAGATGATATGAACGCAAAAGCTGTTGATGAATCAGAAAGTCTCTCTGATATTGATGATAAGGAG ATTGTTGTCTACCTTCACAATGAGGAGGAAACAGAACGTAAGAAGATTATATGGGAATATAATAATCGAGAGTATCTTGAG GAACAAGCTGCCAAGGAAGCAGAGGCTGCAATGAAAAATGATGCGAATTTCCAAAACTGTTCAGCTGAAAGAGAATTTTGTGCATCAATTACCGATGCTGTGGCAAAATCCAGAAAG GAAATGAAGCAGAGGCGAGCTCAAGAGGCAAAAAGTTTGGGTCCTGCTCAATCTGCTGCAGAGGCCACTCGGCGAATGTTGACAGCAAAG AGGCTCAGCTCCAAACTCAATTTTGATCGCTTGGATAAGTTATTTGCTGAACCT CAGGCAGCTCCAGAGAATCTCAAGAAAGCGCGAGTTCAGTTACCCTCTGACAATGACGATAATTTGGAGTTGAAGTCAGAGGCCAAAAGAATGGAGGAGGATGAATTGGGATTGGTTGACAAATTTGCAGATGGTGATATGGATGGAGAATATGATAATACTTCGTATCCAGAAAATGCGTATGAGACATATGACTATGAGGACGATGGTTATGGCTATGATGGTTTTTAG